CCGCAAAGGTGAAGCCAATCCCAAATAAGGTGAGGGGTTGTTGATAGACGGTTAGAGCCAGAGGTTGTGAATTGGCGAAAGCAAGGGCGATCGCGCTGACCGTTCCCACTGCCCAAAACGCCTGTAACGCTCGATGCAGGGGTAACAGGTAGATGTGAATGGTTAACAGGCTTACCCCCAATCCAGCAGAGAACAACCCAAACAACAGCGTCAACAGCGACATTGCGATCGCTCGATCGCCTTGCCACAGCACCAGTCCAACTCCAATGGCAAAGCTGACTGCTGCGACGGCTAATCCAGCACGATACACTACCACACCCTTGCGATCGTCTGTGGTAATCGTAAACTCTCCAAACTGCCCCTGATACACCTCTGAGGAAGGTGCATCAGAGGGTGATGCATTTGCCTGTGCTGTCATACCTATTTCCCTCTTTGTGTGGATCGTTGTCTGGATCGTTTGCAGATTGATGTTTGGGTTGAGATTGGTGCCTCAACCTGCTGTTTTAATGTGTGAGTTGTAAGACTTGATTGAGCTTGCCACTACGATAACCTTCTAAGTCTAAAGTGACATAGACGAACCCATAGGATTGAAACTCGTTCACAAGAGTTGGTAAATCAGTCGTGAGGACAAATTCTTTGATTTGCTCTGGAGGAAGTTCGATTCTAGCGGTATCTGCCTCAGATCGCACCCGCAGGTTTTTCAGTCCTAATGTGCGGAGATAGCGTTCGGCTCTGCCCACTCGCTGCAACTTGTGAATCGTGATCTCTTCCCCATAGGGAAATCGGGAACTGAGACAGGGTTGAGCAGGTTTATCCCACCAGGGTAGCCCTAACTGTTTTGCCAGTTCTCGCACCTCCAGCTTTGTCACCCCAACCTCTGCTAGAGGCGATCGCACGCCCCGTTCTTTTGCCGCTTGAATGCCGGGTCGATAGTCGGATAGATCATCGGCGTTGACCCCATCCACCACATAGGGATAGCCCCACTTCAATGCCAAGGGTTTCAGTGTGTCGTGCAACTCACTTTTGCAAAAATAGCAGCGATTGACCGGATTGCTGGCGTAGTTGGGATTCTCCAACTCATGAGTTCGCACGACCTCATGACGAATGCCAATCTCTGCGGCTTGAATGCGGGCATCTTCCAGATCTTCTGGCAGCAACGAGGGTGACTCTGCGGTGACGGCTAAGGCGCGATCGCCCAACACATCATGGGCAATTTTGGCGACCAGGGTACTATCAATGCCCCCAGAATAAGCAATCAAAGCCTGATTCATTTCGGCAAAGAGCTTTTGCAGCCGATCTAATTTCTGCGACAGCATGACCAATCCAAAACCCTAATTCGCAACGACAAACGGGAACCCCCGTTTTCTCCAGCGTAGCGAATTTTTGGTATTGGGAGTGCGAGCATCTTGCTCGCGATCGGCTTAATCCAAAATCTAAATTGTCCGTGAGCTTCAATTTCTAGTGAGCCAGACGCTCACCCTAAATCCAAAATTACCCGTAGCAAGATGCTCACACTAGGGAGTCTGTTGTCTCAAATGCTGAACCAGAGCGTGTAGCCCTAACCGATAGCTATCTGCTCCAAATCCACTGATTTGACCTACAGCAACAGGCGCAATGTAGGAATGGTGTCGAAAAGGCTCACGACGATAGACGTTACTCAAATGGACTTCCACCGTGGGAATCGCAACGCCAGCGATCGCGTCTCGAATGGCAACACTGGTGTGGGTGTAGGCTCCAGGATTA
This DNA window, taken from Oscillatoria sp. FACHB-1407, encodes the following:
- a CDS encoding DUF2301 domain-containing membrane protein, with the protein product MTAQANASPSDAPSSEVYQGQFGEFTITTDDRKGVVVYRAGLAVAAVSFAIGVGLVLWQGDRAIAMSLLTLLFGLFSAGLGVSLLTIHIYLLPLHRALQAFWAVGTVSAIALAFANSQPLALTVYQQPLTLFGIGFTFAALTGIFFKEAFCFNRLETKLLTPLVPLLLLGHLTGILSADFERVLLATWAALFLVFAIRKIIQPIPPDIGDKSVFAYLKQQRTQQVS
- the larE gene encoding ATP-dependent sacrificial sulfur transferase LarE; this encodes MLSQKLDRLQKLFAEMNQALIAYSGGIDSTLVAKIAHDVLGDRALAVTAESPSLLPEDLEDARIQAAEIGIRHEVVRTHELENPNYASNPVNRCYFCKSELHDTLKPLALKWGYPYVVDGVNADDLSDYRPGIQAAKERGVRSPLAEVGVTKLEVRELAKQLGLPWWDKPAQPCLSSRFPYGEEITIHKLQRVGRAERYLRTLGLKNLRVRSEADTARIELPPEQIKEFVLTTDLPTLVNEFQSYGFVYVTLDLEGYRSGKLNQVLQLTH